A genome region from Pseudomonas anguilliseptica includes the following:
- the folE2 gene encoding GTP cyclohydrolase FolE2 — translation MNALTLPDIAAQTPAHAQTLDWVGMQGIALPINLAGQRIHAHADVGVSLDDGNARGIHMSRLYLALHALEQCELNTTTLQQLLNEFLDSHQDLSQQASIALRGEALLSRPALVSPLAGWKSYPFEVRARQDIWGFHVELQVEVAYSSTCPCSAALARQLIQQRFIEDFADQPLDHAQLLAWLGSPQGIVATPHSQRSYATLQVRLHSDSAELPLVELIDAAEQALGTAVQTAVKRADEQAFALANGQNLMFCEDAARRLHSALREQPAFSAFQLRVVHAESLHAHDAVAVSCWNWSPA, via the coding sequence ATGAACGCACTGACCTTGCCGGACATAGCCGCGCAAACACCTGCCCACGCACAGACTCTGGACTGGGTAGGCATGCAGGGCATCGCACTGCCGATCAATCTGGCTGGGCAACGCATCCATGCCCACGCCGATGTCGGGGTCAGCCTGGATGATGGCAATGCCCGCGGCATTCATATGTCGCGCCTGTACCTGGCGCTGCATGCGCTGGAACAGTGCGAATTGAACACGACGACACTGCAGCAGCTGCTGAACGAGTTTCTGGATAGCCACCAGGACCTGTCACAACAGGCGTCCATTGCCCTGCGTGGCGAGGCCTTGCTTAGTCGCCCAGCGCTGGTCAGCCCCCTCGCCGGTTGGAAGTCCTACCCCTTCGAAGTGCGTGCACGCCAGGATATATGGGGGTTTCACGTGGAACTGCAGGTAGAAGTGGCCTATTCCTCGACCTGCCCGTGCTCCGCTGCCTTGGCGCGCCAGCTGATTCAGCAGCGCTTTATCGAGGACTTCGCAGACCAGCCGCTGGACCACGCACAACTGCTGGCCTGGCTCGGCTCGCCCCAGGGCATAGTCGCCACGCCGCACAGCCAGCGCAGCTACGCCACTTTGCAAGTGCGCCTGCACAGCGACAGCGCGGAGTTGCCGCTGGTTGAGCTGATCGACGCGGCCGAACAGGCCCTCGGCACCGCCGTGCAAACCGCCGTAAAGCGCGCCGATGAGCAGGCCTTTGCCCTGGCCAACGGACAAAACCTGATGTTCTGCGAAGACGCCGCGCGCCGCCTGCACAGCGCCTTGCGTGAACAACCGGCGTTCAGCGCCTTTCAGCTACGCGTGGTGCACGCGGAAAGCCTGCACGCTCACGATGCCGTCGCCGTCAGCTGCTGGAACTGGAGTCCGGCATGA
- a CDS encoding metal ABC transporter ATP-binding protein, translated as MIHCHNLQWGPAGHPLTPPLNLHLARASLTGVVGSNGCGKSNLLKVIAGIAQPLRGQVELAVPRLGGVAYLVQQQALDRQFPIALQDLVSAGLWRSRLSRPQRQARLEQALADWGLSELQQHSLQALSGGELQRALLARLSLTDAQILLLDEPEAALDEQGLTLLWQHIARWQAEGRTQIVVSHSISHMSQHLDNALLVSRNGCIFAPIRELMGQRSPLEHVA; from the coding sequence ATGATCCACTGCCACAACCTGCAATGGGGCCCCGCCGGCCACCCGCTGACACCGCCCCTGAACCTGCACCTGGCCCGCGCCAGCCTGACCGGGGTGGTCGGCAGCAATGGATGTGGCAAAAGCAACCTGCTCAAGGTCATCGCCGGCATCGCCCAGCCCTTGCGTGGCCAGGTCGAATTGGCCGTGCCGCGCCTGGGTGGCGTGGCCTATCTGGTGCAGCAGCAGGCGCTGGATCGGCAGTTCCCCATCGCCCTGCAGGATCTGGTCAGCGCCGGGTTATGGCGCAGCCGCCTGAGTCGCCCACAGCGTCAGGCGCGGCTGGAGCAGGCATTGGCCGACTGGGGCCTGAGCGAGTTGCAACAACACAGCCTGCAGGCCTTATCCGGCGGCGAATTGCAGCGCGCCCTGCTGGCTCGTCTGAGCCTGACCGATGCGCAGATTCTGCTGCTCGACGAGCCGGAAGCCGCACTGGATGAACAGGGTCTGACCCTGCTCTGGCAGCACATCGCACGCTGGCAGGCCGAGGGCCGCACACAGATCGTTGTCAGCCATTCCATCAGCCATATGAGTCAGCATCTGGACAACGCCCTGCTGGTGTCACGCAACGGCTGCATCTTCGCGCCAATTCGTGAGCTGATGGGCCAGCGCTCGCCGCTGGAGCATGTGGCGTGA
- a CDS encoding metal ABC transporter substrate-binding protein: MRTLIALLTLSFALFAHAEEKLKVVTSFSILADITQQIAGDKLELRNLVGADADAHVYQPSAEDAKAVFAADLIIANGLGFEPWLARLIDSSEAPGMRIDASTGVLPLMLDEDGQQVADPHAWQNLANAEIYVRNITRALSQLDPANAEFYTYRSEAYISQIRALLSEARASLGQLPPAQRTIITSHDAFAYLGQAYSLKFVAPQGLSTADEPSAAEVAALIRQIRADGVKAVFVENIRDPRLIQQIASEAGAQVGGTLYSDALASEGPASTYLGMFQHNLDTLLAALKP, translated from the coding sequence ATGCGCACCCTGATTGCCCTGCTGACCTTAAGTTTTGCCCTGTTCGCCCACGCTGAAGAGAAGCTCAAAGTTGTTACCAGCTTTAGCATTTTGGCCGATATTACCCAGCAAATTGCCGGAGATAAGCTCGAACTTCGCAATCTGGTCGGTGCCGATGCCGATGCGCATGTCTATCAGCCCAGCGCCGAGGATGCCAAAGCCGTGTTCGCCGCCGACCTGATTATCGCCAACGGCCTGGGCTTCGAGCCCTGGTTGGCGCGCCTGATCGACAGCAGCGAAGCGCCCGGCATGCGCATCGATGCCAGCACCGGTGTGCTGCCGCTGATGCTCGATGAGGACGGCCAGCAGGTGGCCGATCCGCATGCCTGGCAGAACCTGGCCAATGCCGAGATTTATGTACGCAACATCACCAGGGCGCTGAGCCAGCTCGACCCAGCCAACGCAGAGTTTTATACCTACCGCAGCGAGGCCTATATCAGCCAGATTCGCGCCCTGCTGAGTGAAGCCCGCGCCAGCCTGGGCCAGCTGCCGCCGGCACAGCGCACCATCATCACCAGCCATGACGCTTTCGCCTACCTGGGCCAGGCCTACAGCCTGAAATTTGTCGCGCCGCAGGGTTTGAGCACAGCCGATGAGCCCTCTGCCGCCGAAGTGGCCGCGCTGATCCGGCAGATTCGCGCCGACGGGGTAAAAGCCGTGTTCGTGGAGAACATCCGCGACCCGCGCCTGATCCAGCAGATCGCCAGCGAAGCCGGGGCCCAGGTCGGCGGTACCCTGTACTCCGATGCCCTGGCCAGCGAAGGGCCGGCCAGCACCTACCTGGGCATGTTCCAGCACAACCTCGACACCCTGCTGGCCGCGCTTAAACCATGA
- the hisI gene encoding phosphoribosyl-AMP cyclohydrolase codes for MNLWLQLEQARLGDSRSLAEVLDAIPWNANGLIAAIAQQHDSGEVLMLAWMNRAALEETLSTGQVCYWSRSRQQLWRKGETSGHRQCLVEARLDCDGDAILLLVEQQGPACHTGRPNCFYNAIRNVQVCVISVPQ; via the coding sequence ATGAACCTGTGGCTGCAACTGGAACAGGCCAGGCTGGGCGACAGCCGCTCGCTAGCCGAGGTGCTGGACGCGATCCCCTGGAACGCCAATGGTCTGATTGCCGCCATCGCCCAGCAGCACGACTCAGGCGAGGTGCTGATGCTGGCCTGGATGAATCGGGCGGCATTGGAGGAAACCCTGAGCACGGGCCAGGTCTGCTACTGGTCGCGTTCGCGCCAGCAGCTGTGGCGCAAGGGCGAGACCAGCGGCCACCGCCAATGCCTGGTCGAGGCGCGCCTGGACTGCGACGGCGACGCCATTTTGCTGCTGGTAGAGCAACAGGGCCCGGCCTGCCACACCGGCCGGCCCAACTGCTTCTACAACGCCATCCGCAACGTGCAGGTGTGCGTGATCAGCGTGCCGCAATGA
- the yidD gene encoding membrane protein insertion efficiency factor YidD, translating into MKRLLLSLVRLYQYLISPLLGPRCRFHPSCSHYAIDALQTHGAWRGSWLAVRRLLRCHPWHPGGYDPVPPIHRCNQEHPHD; encoded by the coding sequence ATGAAACGCCTGCTGCTGAGCCTGGTGCGGCTCTACCAGTACCTGATCAGCCCATTGCTCGGCCCGCGCTGCCGCTTCCACCCCAGCTGTTCGCATTACGCCATCGACGCGCTGCAAACCCACGGCGCATGGCGCGGCAGTTGGCTGGCCGTGCGCCGCTTGTTGCGCTGCCATCCCTGGCATCCGGGCGGCTACGACCCGGTGCCGCCCATCCATCGCTGCAATCAGGAACATCCCCATGACTGA
- a CDS encoding dihydroorotase, protein MTDLLIRNARLINEGRESDADLLVRHGRIETIASSLTGINAKVEIDAAGQYLLPGMIDDQVHFRDPGAPHKGSFATESRAAVAGGITSVMDMPNTNPATLTLEALEAKERRAASCSKANYGFHFGVSHANLDIVAALHPNRVAAVKVFMGASTGNMLVDDLPSLERLFRDCPTIVLTHCEYTPRIRERELLWHNRYGEQIPPDQHPLIRDAEACYQSSSLAVSLARRFDTQLHVLHITSARELSLFQPGPLAGKQITAEVCAHHLFFDDRDYAALGHLIKCNPAIKTQADRDALRQALLCGRLDIIGTDHAPHTLEEKQRPYLQAPSGLPLVQHTLPALLELVADGLLPLTTLVEKTSHAVAQRFAIEQRGYLREGYWADLTLVERLREPRPVEADPTLAHCGWTPFQGRAFRHAVRTTIVSGQLAWHNGQVHDECEGLPLRYQRQ, encoded by the coding sequence ATGACTGATCTGCTGATCCGCAACGCCCGCCTGATCAACGAAGGCCGCGAATCCGATGCCGACCTGCTGGTGCGCCACGGCCGCATCGAAACCATCGCCAGCAGCCTGACCGGCATAAATGCCAAGGTTGAGATCGACGCCGCCGGCCAGTACCTGCTGCCGGGGATGATCGACGACCAGGTGCACTTCCGTGACCCCGGCGCGCCGCACAAGGGCAGCTTCGCCACGGAATCGCGCGCGGCGGTGGCCGGCGGCATCACCAGCGTGATGGACATGCCCAACACCAACCCGGCGACCCTGACCCTGGAAGCCTTGGAGGCCAAGGAGCGGCGTGCCGCCAGCTGCTCAAAAGCCAACTACGGTTTCCACTTCGGCGTCAGCCACGCAAACCTCGACATCGTCGCCGCCCTGCACCCTAACCGGGTGGCGGCGGTGAAGGTGTTTATGGGCGCCAGCACCGGCAATATGCTGGTCGATGACCTGCCCTCGCTGGAACGCCTGTTCCGTGATTGCCCGACCATTGTCCTGACCCACTGCGAATACACCCCACGCATCCGCGAGCGCGAATTGCTCTGGCACAACCGCTATGGCGAGCAGATTCCGCCCGATCAGCACCCGCTGATCCGCGATGCCGAGGCCTGCTACCAATCGTCCAGCCTGGCCGTCAGCCTGGCGCGGCGCTTCGATACCCAGCTGCATGTGCTGCACATCACCAGCGCCCGCGAGCTGAGCCTGTTCCAGCCAGGCCCCCTGGCCGGCAAGCAGATCACCGCCGAGGTCTGCGCCCATCACCTGTTCTTCGATGACCGCGACTACGCGGCGCTCGGCCACCTGATCAAGTGCAACCCGGCGATCAAGACCCAGGCCGACCGCGACGCCCTGCGTCAGGCCCTGCTGTGCGGGCGGCTGGACATTATCGGCACCGACCACGCGCCGCACACCCTGGAAGAAAAACAGCGCCCCTACCTGCAAGCCCCGTCTGGCCTACCCCTGGTGCAACACACCCTGCCGGCGCTGCTGGAACTAGTCGCCGACGGCCTGCTGCCCCTGACCACCCTGGTGGAGAAAACCAGCCATGCCGTGGCGCAGCGCTTTGCCATCGAGCAGCGCGGCTACCTGCGCGAAGGCTACTGGGCCGACCTGACCCTAGTCGAGCGCCTGCGCGAACCGCGCCCGGTGGAAGCCGACCCAACACTCGCCCACTGCGGCTGGACACCCTTCCAGGGCCGCGCCTTCCGCCATGCCGTGCGCACAACCATCGTCTCCGGCCAACTGGCCTGGCACAACGGTCAGGTGCATGACGAATGCGAGGGCTTGCCGCTGCGCTATCAGCGCCAATAA
- the thrS gene encoding threonine--tRNA ligase has protein sequence MPSITLPDGSQRHYSQALSVAEVAADIGPGLAKAALAGRLDGQLVDTSALIENDAQLSLITARDPEGLELLRHSCAHLLAMAVKQLYPSAQVTIGPVIEDGFFYDFAFERPFTPDDLERIEARMHELAAADLPVSRRQLSRDQAIAHFEAQAEHYKAELIRDIAVGEVLSLYRQGDFEDLCRGPHIPRTGLLQAFKLTKVAGAYWRGDAKNAALQRIYGTCWATPKELKAYLTRLEEAGKRDHRKLGAQLDLFHFDDCAPGSVFWHPKGWTLFQQLIGYMRQQQDAAGYVEVNTPDVMDRSLWETSGHWFNYREAMFTTSTEDERVFALKPMNCPGAVALYARGLKSYRDLPLRMAEFGKVHRYEPSGALHGLLRVRHFTQDDAHIFCTAAQMEQECADTIALVFAIYRDFGFNEVAVKLSTRPANRIGSDATWDQLEGALSGALQRMGIDYQLNPGEGAFYGPKLEFVLRDAIGRDWQCGTLQVDLNLPERFDIGYINEHGERERPVMLHRALFGSLERFTGILIEHYSGLFRLWLAPQQAAVLTISEGQNDYARQVLSALKRAGLRAAADLRNEKIGYKIREATLQKVPYLLVIGEQEKAESRVTLRSRAGDNLGSLALVELVERLRTEARMPAQHAD, from the coding sequence ATGCCCAGCATCACCCTGCCCGACGGCAGCCAGCGTCACTACTCCCAAGCCCTGAGCGTGGCCGAGGTGGCCGCCGATATCGGCCCAGGCCTGGCCAAAGCGGCATTGGCCGGCCGGCTGGATGGCCAGTTGGTGGACACCAGCGCGCTGATCGAAAACGACGCCCAGCTGAGCCTGATCACCGCCCGTGATCCCGAGGGCCTGGAGTTGCTGCGCCACTCCTGCGCACACCTGCTGGCCATGGCGGTCAAGCAACTGTACCCCAGCGCTCAGGTGACCATCGGCCCGGTGATCGAGGATGGATTTTTCTATGATTTTGCCTTCGAACGACCCTTTACCCCCGACGATCTCGAACGCATCGAAGCGCGCATGCACGAGCTGGCCGCTGCCGATCTGCCAGTCAGCCGTCGCCAACTGTCACGCGATCAAGCCATCGCCCACTTCGAGGCTCAGGCCGAGCACTACAAGGCCGAGCTGATCCGCGATATTGCCGTAGGCGAGGTGCTGTCGCTGTACCGTCAGGGCGACTTCGAAGACCTCTGCCGCGGCCCGCACATCCCGCGCACCGGTCTGCTGCAAGCGTTCAAACTGACCAAGGTGGCCGGTGCTTACTGGCGCGGCGACGCCAAAAATGCCGCACTACAACGCATCTACGGCACCTGCTGGGCTACGCCGAAAGAGCTCAAGGCCTACCTCACGCGCCTGGAAGAAGCCGGCAAGCGCGACCACCGCAAACTCGGCGCCCAGCTCGACCTGTTCCACTTCGACGACTGCGCCCCTGGCTCGGTGTTCTGGCACCCCAAAGGCTGGACCCTGTTCCAGCAGCTGATCGGCTACATGCGCCAGCAGCAAGACGCCGCCGGCTACGTCGAGGTCAACACCCCGGACGTGATGGACCGCAGCCTGTGGGAAACCTCCGGGCACTGGTTCAACTACCGCGAGGCCATGTTCACCACCAGCACCGAAGACGAACGGGTGTTCGCCCTCAAGCCGATGAACTGCCCCGGCGCGGTGGCGCTCTACGCCCGCGGCCTGAAAAGTTACCGCGACCTGCCGCTGCGCATGGCCGAGTTCGGCAAGGTGCACCGCTACGAGCCGTCCGGCGCCCTGCACGGCCTGCTGCGCGTGCGCCACTTCACCCAGGACGACGCACACATCTTCTGCACCGCCGCGCAGATGGAACAGGAGTGCGCCGACACCATCGCCCTGGTGTTCGCTATCTACCGCGATTTTGGTTTTAACGAAGTGGCGGTGAAACTCTCCACCCGCCCGGCCAACCGCATCGGCAGCGACGCCACCTGGGATCAACTCGAAGGCGCACTGTCCGGCGCGTTGCAACGGATGGGCATCGACTACCAACTCAACCCCGGCGAAGGCGCCTTCTACGGGCCCAAGCTGGAATTCGTCCTGCGCGACGCCATCGGCCGCGACTGGCAGTGCGGCACCTTGCAGGTCGACCTCAACCTGCCGGAGCGCTTCGACATCGGCTACATCAACGAGCATGGCGAGCGCGAGCGCCCGGTGATGCTGCACCGCGCCCTGTTCGGCTCGCTGGAACGCTTCACCGGCATTCTCATCGAGCACTACAGCGGCCTGTTCCGGCTGTGGCTGGCGCCGCAGCAGGCGGCCGTGCTGACCATCAGCGAGGGGCAGAACGACTACGCCCGCCAGGTGCTGTCCGCCCTCAAACGCGCCGGCCTGCGGGCAGCGGCGGACCTGCGCAACGAGAAGATCGGCTACAAGATCCGCGAAGCCACCCTGCAGAAAGTGCCCTACCTGCTGGTGATCGGCGAGCAGGAAAAGGCCGAGAGCCGCGTCACCCTGCGCAGCCGCGCCGGCGACAACCTCGGCAGTCTGGCGCTGGTCGAGCTGGTCGAGCGGCTGCGCACCGAGGCGCGTATGCCCGCTCAGCACGCGGACTGA
- a CDS encoding GNAT family N-acetyltransferase, with product MPPSLRLRPYHADNLTALVALFQASVNQLTAPHYGAAQRQAWAPEIADLTAWQTRFASLELLIADDDQTIAGFIGFSLDGHIDLLYCAPSHARQGVASALYAAAEQRLREAGVHTLHTEASLVAQAFFASQGFSVQQAQTVTRGAVMLPRMLMGKTLERR from the coding sequence ATGCCACCGTCCCTGCGCCTACGCCCCTATCACGCCGATAACCTAACAGCATTGGTCGCGTTGTTTCAGGCCTCGGTCAATCAGCTGACCGCCCCGCACTACGGCGCCGCGCAGCGTCAGGCCTGGGCGCCCGAGATTGCGGATCTGACGGCCTGGCAGACACGTTTCGCCTCACTTGAACTGCTGATTGCCGACGATGACCAGACGATCGCCGGCTTTATCGGCTTTAGCCTGGATGGGCATATCGACCTGCTGTACTGCGCGCCCAGCCATGCCCGCCAAGGTGTCGCCAGCGCCTTGTATGCCGCTGCCGAACAACGCCTGCGGGAGGCTGGTGTGCACACGCTGCATACCGAAGCCAGCCTGGTGGCCCAGGCGTTTTTTGCCAGCCAGGGATTTTCTGTGCAGCAGGCACAGACGGTGACGCGCGGCGCTGTTATGTTGCCGCGCATGCTGATGGGCAAAACTCTGGAGCGGCGATGA
- a CDS encoding DUF2207 family protein, producing MAIRKHLHLEDKPRGGGFSLARGTGERADFSEGDRDLRKRLFPANKEGIALEIGSDYEPRLADAVAGLHTQLQTQGKAWFSNNRGIWTWGLIWAVVGCLVMVLTGARGEDDVAAGLAGVVFTLGFGVPSLFVLYMAWNQPSLGKQIGLGLAGLMFVWPVPIGLWMLSDAASVPALLLLCVYVLVVVLFYHLLPAPSVEGRRLLDQLEGYRDYLQLAESDALALAGNAPAMSIALYEKHLPYAMALGVEDKWSARFSAALANGLIDPAQRDYQPDWYHSRSSFSTPLAMSAALAAGLSSATALASSPPSSSSSGGGGSSGGGSSGGGGGGGGGGW from the coding sequence ATGGCCATACGCAAGCACCTGCATCTCGAAGACAAACCGCGTGGTGGCGGTTTTAGCCTGGCCCGCGGCACGGGTGAGCGCGCCGACTTTAGCGAGGGTGATCGCGACCTGCGCAAGCGCCTGTTTCCGGCCAACAAGGAAGGTATCGCCCTGGAGATTGGCAGCGACTACGAGCCGCGCCTGGCCGATGCCGTGGCCGGGTTGCACACTCAACTGCAAACCCAGGGCAAGGCCTGGTTCAGCAATAACCGCGGCATCTGGACCTGGGGCCTGATCTGGGCGGTGGTTGGTTGCCTGGTGATGGTGCTGACCGGCGCGCGTGGCGAAGACGATGTGGCCGCCGGCCTGGCGGGTGTGGTGTTCACCCTGGGCTTTGGCGTGCCGTCGCTGTTTGTGCTGTACATGGCCTGGAACCAGCCCAGTTTGGGCAAGCAGATCGGCCTGGGCCTGGCGGGCTTGATGTTTGTCTGGCCGGTACCGATTGGCTTGTGGATGCTCAGTGATGCGGCGTCGGTGCCAGCCTTGCTGCTGCTCTGCGTATATGTGTTGGTGGTGGTGCTGTTCTATCACCTGCTACCGGCGCCATCGGTTGAAGGGCGGCGTTTGCTCGATCAGCTAGAAGGCTACCGCGACTACTTGCAACTGGCGGAAAGCGACGCACTGGCCCTGGCCGGCAATGCTCCGGCGATGAGCATTGCGTTGTACGAAAAACACCTGCCTTACGCCATGGCCCTCGGCGTGGAGGACAAGTGGAGCGCGCGTTTCAGCGCGGCATTGGCCAATGGCCTGATCGATCCGGCGCAGCGTGACTATCAACCGGACTGGTACCACAGCCGCAGCTCATTCAGCACACCACTGGCGATGAGCGCTGCTCTGGCTGCTGGCCTGAGCAGCGCCACGGCACTGGCTTCATCGCCACCGTCGAGCAGTTCCTCGGGCGGCGGCGGTTCATCCGGCGGCGGTTCGTCAGGTGGTGGCGGCGGTGGCGGAGGCGGCGGTTGGTAG
- a CDS encoding DUF2207 domain-containing protein: MLRVLRFALLSLCLLPLWAAAAEVIEDFAVTLQVQADGNLLVTERITVQAEGEQIKRGIYRDLPVSYSLPLGLLLSSPITLLGVSRNGQAERVRVEQNGSWVRYYLGSADHLLQSGRYQYELRYRVERQLLHHRNTDELYWNVTGNQWVFPILQASVEVKLPPGARIGDVAAYTGAGGEQGKAYEVLEQRDDYLRLATSQALPAYHGLTVAVDWPAGLVARPGVMQRLGSVLLDNLGLCLGALLLVGLVIFYLRAWDRVGRDPEKGLIIPLFEAPRGMSAVQAGYLWHRGFKGAYQDARAFSV; the protein is encoded by the coding sequence ATGCTGCGAGTGCTGCGTTTTGCCCTGTTGAGCCTGTGCCTGCTGCCGCTATGGGCTGCAGCAGCCGAGGTGATTGAAGACTTTGCCGTGACCCTGCAGGTGCAGGCGGACGGCAACCTGCTGGTGACCGAGCGGATTACCGTGCAGGCCGAAGGTGAGCAGATCAAGCGCGGGATCTACCGCGATCTGCCGGTCAGCTACAGCTTGCCCCTGGGCCTGTTGCTGAGCAGCCCGATCACCCTGCTTGGGGTGAGCCGAAACGGCCAGGCGGAGCGTGTGCGGGTCGAGCAGAACGGCAGCTGGGTACGCTATTACCTCGGCTCGGCCGACCATCTGCTGCAGTCAGGGCGCTATCAGTACGAGCTGCGTTATCGGGTTGAGCGCCAGCTGTTGCACCACCGCAATACCGACGAGCTGTATTGGAACGTCACCGGTAATCAGTGGGTGTTCCCGATTCTTCAGGCCTCGGTCGAGGTCAAGCTGCCGCCGGGTGCGCGGATCGGTGATGTGGCCGCCTATACCGGGGCAGGTGGTGAGCAGGGCAAGGCCTATGAGGTGCTCGAACAGCGTGACGACTACCTGCGCCTGGCCACCAGCCAAGCCTTGCCGGCCTACCACGGCCTGACGGTCGCCGTGGATTGGCCAGCCGGCCTGGTGGCGCGGCCGGGTGTAATGCAGCGCCTGGGCTCGGTGCTGTTGGATAACCTTGGCCTGTGTCTGGGTGCGCTGCTGCTGGTCGGTCTGGTGATTTTTTACCTGCGCGCCTGGGACCGGGTCGGCCGTGACCCGGAAAAAGGTCTGATCATTCCTCTGTTCGAAGCCCCGCGCGGCATGAGCGCGGTGCAGGCCGGCTACCTCTGGCATCGCGGTTTCAAAGGGGCTTATCAGGATGCGCGGGCGTTCAGTGTGTGA
- a CDS encoding LemA family protein, whose product MQGAVFWVVLALLLALAGLTIYYYNRLVFNRARVAEAWSGIDVQLKRRASLIPALVECVRQYMSYEQGALQALVQERTRAVQLADSPPGARGPVEAHLGTQLRQLFALIEDYPALKADGQFLDLQRNISEVEEHIQMARRYYNGAVRELNVLVESVPSNLVARPFAFTQAEYFSLDDPRDAQSPKMEF is encoded by the coding sequence ATGCAAGGGGCGGTATTCTGGGTGGTGCTGGCGCTGTTGTTGGCGCTCGCTGGTTTGACGATTTATTACTACAACCGCCTGGTGTTCAACCGCGCACGGGTGGCCGAGGCGTGGAGTGGTATCGACGTGCAGCTCAAGCGCCGCGCCAGCCTGATTCCGGCGCTGGTCGAGTGCGTGCGTCAGTACATGAGCTACGAGCAGGGCGCCTTGCAGGCGCTGGTGCAGGAGCGTACGCGTGCGGTGCAGCTGGCCGATTCGCCACCGGGGGCGCGGGGCCCGGTAGAGGCGCATCTGGGTACGCAGCTGCGCCAGTTGTTTGCCTTGATTGAGGATTATCCTGCGCTCAAGGCCGATGGTCAGTTCCTTGATCTGCAGCGCAACATCAGCGAGGTCGAGGAGCATATCCAGATGGCTCGGCGTTATTACAACGGCGCGGTGCGCGAGTTGAATGTGCTGGTCGAGTCGGTGCCGAGCAACCTGGTGGCGCGGCCCTTTGCCTTTACCCAGGCCGAGTACTTCAGCCTGGATGACCCGCGTGACGCCCAATCGCCCAAAATGGAGTTTTGA